One Cynocephalus volans isolate mCynVol1 chromosome 5, mCynVol1.pri, whole genome shotgun sequence DNA window includes the following coding sequences:
- the KIF25 gene encoding kinesin-like protein KIF25 has product MHRFTSSLRVYGPAASQSVVFGDVCPLLTSLLDGYNVCIMAYGQTGSGKSYTMLGPHPADGSALPLDARGDIGIIPRAAAELFRLISEDASRSTKVEVSIVEVYNNDIFDLLAKDNSTVASVVKRELKTTKEGRRAVSLLTCEAVCSAAEFMKLVHGGLQLRVKHPTLVHEDSSRSHLIITVTLTTAPSSDSTEQACRQTLPQEPSCPWPLPTGAGKRRSNSPRASPPRPADPAGRAEQVQVQLQLVDLAGSECTGLSGVTGLALRETSFINRSLAALADVLGALSERRSHVPYRNSKLTRLLQDSLGGDAKLLVILCVSPSQKHVAETLQGLGFGTRARQAERGQARKRSSSSQRKERGTQARHKPACPAAGESSAQVWQRPAQSCLGPGAIPWDPPQGYEPQSLPSLWVECVALP; this is encoded by the exons ATGCATCGCTTCACTTCCTCTCTCAGAGTTTATGGCCCAGCGGCATCTCAGAGCGTGGTATTCGGAGACGTGTGCCCCCTACTCACGTCCCTCTTAGACGG GTACAATGTCTGTATCATGGCATATGGGCAGACGGGAAGCGGGAAGAGCTATACCATGCTGGGGCCACATCCTGCAGATGGATCTGCTCTGCCTCTGGACGCTCGTGGTGACATAGGAATCATCCCCAGAGCTGCTGCAGAACTCTTCAG GCTTATTTCAGAAGATGCATCAAGAAGCACTAAGGTTGAAGTTTCTATAGTGGAGGTTTATAACAATGACATCTTTGACCTTCTGGCCAAAGACAATTCCACGGTGGCATCTGTGGTCAAGCGCGAGTTGAAGacaacaaaggaaggaaggagggcgGTCTCTCTGCTGACGTGCGA GGCTGTCTGCAGTGCCGCGGAGTTCATGAAGCTCGTTCATGGGGGTCTGCAGCTCAGGGTGAAGCACCCCACCTTAGTGCACGAGGACTCTTCCAGGTCCCACCTGATCATAACGGTGACTCTAACCACAGCACCTTCCTCTGACAGCACCG AGCAGGCGTGCAGGCAGACCCTCCCGCAGGAGCCCTCCTGCCCCTGGCCTTTGCCCACAGGGGCGGGAAAGAGGCGCAGCAACTCTCCCCGAGCTTCGCCTCCGAGGCCCGCAGACCCCGCAGGACGCGCAGAGCAGGTGCAGGTCCAGCTGCAGCTTGTGGACCTGGCGGGCAGCGAGTGCACTG GACTGTCCGGGGTGACCGGATTGGCCCTGAGGGAGACGTCCTTCATCAACCGCAGCCTCGCGGCCCTCGCAGACGTCCTGGGGGCCTTGTCGGAGCGCCGCAGCCATGTCCCATACCGCAACAGCAAGCTCACGCGCCTGCTGCAGGATTCCCTCG gaggcgACGCAAAGTTGCTGGTGATTCTTTGCGTGTCCCCCAGCCAGAAGCACGTGGCAGAGACGCTGCAGGGCCTGGGGTTTGGGACCCGAGCTCGGCAGGCTGAGCGAGGCCAGGCCCGAAAGAGGTCTTCCAGCTCCCAGAGGAAGGAGAGG GGCACGCAGGCACGTCACAAACCCGCCTGCCCTGCTGCGGGCGAGAGCAGCGCCCAGGTGTGGCAGCGGCCGGCGCAGAGCTGCCTGGGCCCTGGGGCCATCCCGTGGGATCCACCGCAGGGGTATGAACCTCAGTCCCTGCCGAGCCTGTGGGTGGAGTGCGTGGCCTTGCCCTGA